The Pyxidicoccus sp. MSG2 DNA segment CAGGTCCGGGTCGCTCAGCGCCCACGAGCCCTTGAGCCCGGCGTCGATGGCCTTCCCCAGGTACTCCAGCGCGCGGCCCGTGTCCGACTTGAGCGAATAGCCACAGGCGGCGTTGTAGAGCGCATTCACCTGGTACTGCTTCGAGGAGGAGGCACGGAGCGACGCCTCGATGGCGCCGTCATGGTCCTTCGCGGCCAGGAGCACCTGCCCCAGCCGGAGCCAGGCCGTCGCGTCGTTGGCGTCGGATGCCACCAGCTCCCGGTACGCCTTCGCCGCAGCCGGCAGGCTGTTCTCCTCCGCGAGAAGCTGCGCCTGCTGGTGGGCACGGCCCCGCTCATCGAGGCTCGGGTTGAACAACGCGTAGCCGCCAGCAAGGTGCGGCTCTGGCGTCCAGCGGTACTCCATGTAGCGCGCCGTCTGCTCGGCCACGCGCAGGCCGAGCAACCGCGCCACGACGTGCAGCGAGCCGTCGATGCCGGCGGACACGCCCGCGGTGGTGACGATGCGCCCGTTGTCGATGAAGCGGCGCCCCCGGTGGACGCGCGCCTTCGGCGCCATCCGCTGGAGCGAGTCGATGGCGTTGTTGAACGTCGTCACGTCCAGCCCGTCGAGCATCCCCGCCTTGCCCAGCACCATGGCCCCGGTGCAGACGGACAGGGCCACCTCGGCGCCCGCGGCCGTCTTCGCGAGCCACTTCGAATACGCCTCATCCTCCAGCACCACGCCGGTGTTGCCACCGGGAATGACGATGACATCCGGCACGGGCGCATCCTCGGGAGAGAAGTCCGGCGTCACCTTGACGAAGCCCTGGCTGGTCAGCGGCGCCTTCGACTTCGCGACGGTGTAGACGCGGAAGGCGGGCGCGTCGCCCTGCATGGACTGGTGCCCCGCCGCCGAGAACACCTCTCCGGGACCGGCGAAGTCGAGCAGCTCCACGCCCTCGTAGAGGACGATGGCCACGTTGCGGGTGTAGCCCGAGCGCCGGGGCGGTGACTCCGGCGCCGCCTGGGCCGGCGTGACGACGAGGAACAGCGACACCGCGAGCATGCAGCTCACCGCGAGGTGCTTCATGGTCTTCCTGCTTCCTGCCCCGCTATCGGGGCGCTGACTGGGTCCGCTGGCGCCCGGCCTTCCACCGCGCGGGACTCACGCCGTGGGCCTCCTTCCAGAGGCGGCGAAGCTGACGCGCATCCTTGAAGCCACAGTGCGTGGCGACGCTCTCCACCCGGGCCTCCGGGTCCTCCAGCAGGTTCGCCGCGACTTCCAGGCGGACGCGCTGCGAGAAGTCCTTCACGCTGATGCCGGTGGCCTGCCGGAAGGCCCGCGTCAGGTTGCGCGGGCTCATCGCGGCCAGGCTCGCCAGGCGCGGCAGCGTGGCGTGCTCGCGCGGGTTGGACACAATCCAGTCCTGCACCTTGTGGACGCCGTGGCTCAGGTGCGTGCGGTACTCGAGGAAGACGGACGACTGCCGCTGCTCTCCGTCGCGCCGGTGGTAGACGACCATTTCCCTCGCCACGCGTGCCACCACCAGCGGGCCCTGGTCCTCCTGGACCAGGGACAGCGCCATGTCGATGCCGGACGTCACGCCCGCGCTGGTGATGACGGTGCCGTCCTTCACGAAGAGCCGGTCCGCCAGCACCTTCGCCGCGGGATGGCGGCGCTGGAGCAACTCACAGAGCTTCCAGTGGGTGGCGCACTGCCGCCCGTCCAGCAGCCCCGCCTGCGCGAGGGCGAAGGAGCCCGTGCAGATGGACGCCACCCGCGCGCCCGCCGCATGGGCCTCGCGCAGCCACGCCACCGGCACCGCCGTAGCCAGCGAGTCCAGCGCGCGCGAGTCCATGCCCGGCACCAGCACCAGGTCCAGCCCGCGCGGCTCCGGCAGCGACTCCAGTCGGCCGAAGACCAGTCCCTGCGCGGAAGTCACCTCGGGCGTCGCCGCGCAGTAGCGCAGCCTGTAATCCGCGCCGAAGCCGTTGGCCTCGAAGAGCACCTGGACGGGTCCGGCCAGGTCCTGGAGGTGGACGTGTGGCAGGACGAGCACCGCGACGTGCCGGGGACGGGCGGACGCGGCGACTCCGGTGCGCCCGAGGGAACGGGTGGACGACATGCCCGGTAGCATAGTGAGGCCCAGGCCCCGGTTCCCACGCACGTTCCGGACAGAGAGCGGACATTTCAGGCCACACCCGACAGCCCCTCCTCCTCCTCAAGCCCGAATATGCCTTGACGAGAATATGAACCGCTGGTTATATACCTGTCGTGGAATCTTCATTCACCATCGTCGCGGAGCCCAACAGACGGGCGATCTTGAGCCTGCTGCTCTCGTCTGAGCGCTCCGTTGGCGAGATAGAGCGCGAGCTGCACCTGTCGCAGCCGTCCGTCTCCAAGCACCTGCGAGTGCTGCGAGACGCCGGGTTCGTGGAATCACGAATCGAAGCGCAGCGGCGCCTCTATCGGCTGAGACCGGAGCCACTCATGGAACTGGACGCATGGCTCGTGCCCTTCCGGCGCTTCTGGTCGAAGCACGTCGATGCCCTGGAGCAACACCTGGACAAGATGGAGGACGAGCCCCCTGTGAAGCCTCCTCTGACTCTGAAAGGAAAGAAGAAACATGAGCAGCCGTGAGCAATACGCACCGGGTGCCGCCTTTGGCGCTGATATCCGAAAAGAGGGTGAGACGTGGACGCTCGTGCTCGTCCGCGACCTCCGCCACCCGCCTGCCAAGGTCTGGAAGGCGATCACCGAGCCCGAGCATCTCCGCCAATGGGCTCCGTTCGATGCGGACCGGAACCTCGGTACCGTTGGCACCGCGAAGCTCTCGACGGTGGGGGCGCCCAAGCCGCTCGTCTCCGAGACCCAGGTGAAGCGGGCCGACGAGCCCAAGGTGCTCGAGCTCAGCTGGGGGGGACAGAACATGCGCTGGGAACTGGAGCCGCTGGAAGGCAGCGGCACCCGGCTCACGCTCTGGCACAACATCAACCGTGGCTTCATCTCGATGGGCGCCGCGGGCTGGCACATCTGCTTCGACGTGCTGGATGGCCTGCTCGCCGGTCAGCCCATTGGACGCATCGTCGGCGCCGAGGCCATGAAGTTCGATGGCTGGCAGCGATTGAACGCAGAGTACGCAAAGCAGTTCGGCATCGAGACCCCCGCTTTTCCCTCTCGCCCTACCTGATCATGACCCGCTCGAAAAAATTGGTTATCGGCTTCTGGCTCGTCACCGCGCTCTTCTGCCTGCAGATTGGCTTCACCGCCTACGCGCAACTGAGCCTGCCCCAGGTGGCGGAAGCGTTCACCCACCTCGGCTTCCCCGACTACTTCCGGGTGGAGCTCTCGTGGGCCAAGCTCCTCGGCGTGGCGCTGCTGCTTGCGCCGGTACCGGCGCGGCTCAAGGAGTGGGCCTATGCCGGCTTCGCCTTCAACCTCGTCTCCGCGCTCATCGCCCACCTCGCGGTGGGTGATGGCCCGGAGGCGTGGGGCTTCGCGGTGGGCACCGGCGTGCTCTGGGGGCTCTCGTACTTCTTCTGGCGCCGCCTGCAGCCCGCGCCGGCGATCGCCTGACCGCAATGAAATACAGCTGGAACTTCTAGGGTGAGAACATGAAGAAGACGGGCGCGAGCGAAGGCCAGTCGGCCTCGGAGCTCATCTCGAAAAGAATCGCCGAACTCGGGGGCTGGCGCGCGGCAACTCTCAGCAGGATGCGCAAGCTCATCAAGGAAGCAGACCCGGACGTCGTCGAGGAGTGGAAGTGGATGGGCACTCCAGTCTGGTCGCACGACGGCATCATCTGCACTGGCGAGTCCTACAAGCAGGTCGTGAAGCTGACCTTCATCAAGGGCGCGTCCCTGAACGATCCAGCCCGTCTCTTCAACTCGAGTCTCGACGGAAACGTACGCCGCGCGATCGACATCCACGAAGGAGAAGAAGTGGACGCGTCTGCCTTCAAGGCGCTCATCCGCCAGGCGATCGCCCTCAACAGCTCTGGCAAGTCCAAGTCGAAACCTTCGAAGAAGGCGAAGTAGGAAGCGGGGTGCCAGGACATCCTGGCTTCACGCCTTCTGGCGGCCGACCAGCTCTTCCTTGAAGGCCTGGGCCACCTCGTCCGCGGTGGGAAAACCGCCCGCGCGCTGCTGCATGAGGCGGGCGAGGACCGCGACGTAGGCCTCCCCGAACAGGGTGGTGAGGCTGGCGGCCACGGAGGCGGAGATGAGACCTCCCACCAGGGTGCCGGCCCCGGGTAGCAGCTTGAGCATCCCGGAGACGAGGGACTGGCCCGTGAAGGTGGCCCCCAGTCCCGTGACGGCCGAGCTCACCAGCGTGGTGAGAAACGCCTCGGTGAGGGGCAGGCCGAAGACACTGCTGATGCCCGCCAGCATCCCCACCTGGAGGGGGACGAGGAGGGCCGCATCAGCAAAAGGGAGGGGGTTGAGCCCTCCTATGGCAGCGGCGGTGGTGGCGGCGCCCAGGACGATGCCGTGGGCGCGCTTGCGCTTCTGCTCGATGCTCACACGCTGGGCGGCGGCGAAGGCGTTGCGCTGGGCCTCGGGGACCAGCTCCATGGTGATGTCCACCAACTCGGTCAGCCCGCGCGGCTGGAGCGTGTGGCCTTCGTCGTCCGTCTCCGCGAGCGCGCGCACCCGCATGACATTGTGCGCCTGGGGCAGCAGCCGTTGCACCTCGTCACGGAACCCCTGGTCGCTCCGGGCCTTGGTCACCACGGCCACCACGGGGACGTAGCGGGCGAGCATCTCGCACACCTGGATGTCACCGTCTTCCACGCGCCGGGAGTCCTCGCCGATGCACAGCCAGGCGACATGGACATGGCGGCCCGCGTCCTCATCCCGGGCGCGCGAGCGGACCAGCTCCTCGAGCTCCTTCACCGTGTCCCGGAAGCCCGCCATCTCCAGGCCCCGCGTGTCGATGAGGGTGACGGGAATGCCCTCCTTGGTGTACTCGCGCGCCTCCTGCGTGACGGGGCGACCCTGCCCCGTCTCCGCGATGCGCCCGTGGAAGATGGCGTTGATGAGCGTGCTCTTACCCACGCCGCTGCGGCCCGCGATGATGAGGGTGACCCGCCCTCGCTTGCGGAAGGCCTCCTCGATCTGCTTGCGAACCTCGTCACCGATGTTGAAGTCCATGGCACGAGTCTACGGGACGCGTGCGCCACCGGCACGGCGCACGGCCTTGCCTCCCCGGTGGCCGCTCCAGCCAGCCGACCTCAAGAGCGCTCCCCCTTCGGCCTGTACTCCTTCCGGAGCAAGGCAATGATTGACGGCCGTGGCGGGGAGCTGAACGAGGCTCCGTAGCGCCCGAAGTCGCGCGGGGGCGCCCCGGCGCGTCTAGCAGGCTGTTGAAGAAGTCTGCGCTGGAGCCCGAAGGACCGCCTCACCAAACGCTCGTGACTTCATCAGGAGCCGCCCGCAGTAGCCCCCTGTGCCAGCGTCGCTGACGCTCCGACTGCTCGCCATGGCCGGTACGGCTGCTCGGCTTGAGCCGGAATGGGTGCTCACCATCGCCGGAATACGCACTCAGCCCATCTACACCCGCCCGCCACCCTCAATCGGGCCGCCATCTGGCCTATACTTTGGACCACCTGTTCGGCATGACATGGGAGCATGATCGATGCATCACGGTGACGAGTACTTTGACGCGTTCAAACACGCGGCGCAGAAGTCGGTTGAACTCGGACTCGTCAGAGGCGTTCCCGACAGACTACCCGAGATGGGGCGTGCCATCGACGCCCTTGACCTCGTCGGGCGCATGATCAATTCGATGCTGTATGAGTCGACACAGATTAGGATCATGTGTGGCCAGATTCACGCCGAACTCTGGCGGTGGCTCCGTTCAGAAGGGGTGAACTGTCTGGTCACAGTTGGTGACGTTGAGGTCAGCGGAAAGCGTGAGTTCGGAACGACCTACGAGCGGCTGGAACTGGAATTGCGCGGCACTTTGCGGAATAGCGCCGAGCCGTACCCATTCCACGTCTGGTTGACATTTCCAGACAGCCACATCATCGACGTGACCTACTTCGTATACAAGCATCACGATCTCCTGCCCGTGCCGTGGACGTGGAGCAAGTATGTTGTGTGCTCGGATCACTCGTTCTCGCGCGGCGTGGACACGCGCTATGTTCCGTATTTGGTAGGCGATGCGACGATGGTCGAACGGATCATCTTCGACGAGCCTCTGGCACAAATCAGAAATCTCATGGAAACGCCGCAGGACCTCCTGGGCGCAATGGCTGCGCTCGGTGTTGGCGGTGAACCCGCAGCCACGCTCGGCCTTCCCAGCGAAGCAGCTCATGGGAAAGTTGGCCGCAACGAACCGTGTCCCTGCGGTAGTGGCCGGAAGTTCAAGCGATGCCACGGCTCCGGGGGCTAAGCCTGAGCCTTACCGGACTTTCCCGAAGCAGGGCGTCTGCCGCCGTCAGGCTCGAATACGCCCAGTCAGGGCCGATACCGCTCCGCCTCCTTGAAGAACTGGGTAAGCGAATACTCCAGCAGCGACTGGCAGGACTGCATGTCCCGGCGGGCGCGGAGGAACGGCAGCCAGACGCGCTTTCCCAGCCGCACCTGGGACTCTTCCATCGACAACTGACCGAGTAGTACTAGCCCAGAGCGGCGCGCGGCGGGGAGGGCCGATCCAGTTCCTGCGCCGCTCTCTCCCGTGCCTCGGGCGATCGGTGCGCGTACCTCATGGTCATTTCGATGGTCGCGTGGCCCATCAGCCCCTGAATGACCTTGAGAGCAACGCCCTGCATCGCAAGGTGGCTGCCGTAGGTGTGTCGTAGGTCGTGCCACCCGATGATGCCCTCTGCGCGGCTGATGCCCGCCATGCGCAGCGCCCGCTGGAGCGGGTGCCCACAGCCCTTTCTGTCTTGTGCTCCAGAACCTCTTCCGGCAGGGGCGGCTGGGCCTTGGCTTTCTTATGCCGGGTGGCCTCCGCGAGGTCCACCACCGTGCACTTGCATTCCGGCACTGTGCAAACGCCCTATGTCCCCGTCGCAGCAGGGGCCACCGGAGGAGACGCGGACTGCGCCTGCTCCGCCCCGCGCCGTGCCTCAAGCAGCGTGACGAACTCGTCGCTCGCAGCAGAGCTTTCTCTCCCAGGAACGACTCACGGCTGGCCAGAAAACTGGAAACCTGCTCATCCGAGAGAGGTTGCAGCAGGTACCGGTGCGCCGTAGCCGGTGGCGTCCACTCCATGCGCTGGGTGGCAATCAGGATATTGCCGTGGAAGTTGCGCTCGACGAACTGGACGATGCGGGCCCGCGTATCCGCCGTCACCTCATTGAGGCCGTCGATATAGATGTCGAGCGCGCCGCTGTAGATAATGCTCTGGAGGAAGGCGGTATCCTTGGCGTGCCCCTCCAACTTGGCCTGGATGGCCTCAAGCACCCCGTCCCTGCAGCGCTCTGCGGGCAGGAACACGGCCAATTGCTTCGACTGGCGGAGCAGGTACTTGATGAACAGCGATTTGCCGAGCCCCGAGGCACCCTCCAGGACCACCTGCCCCCGCAGTTGCGGAAGGGCCACGAGCAGACGCTCGCGCTTGGATGAGGGCGCGATGACGACCTCGAAGTCAGGGAAGTAGCTCTCCTTGGAAAAGCGCTCAAGGTCGGCGTCCGCCAGCAACTGGTGCGTAAAGGGGGCCAGCAGGCGGCGCCGAAGCAGTGGCACCCAGGTCAGCAGCAGGCCCACGTACCCGATGCCGGTGATGGTGCGCACCCAGGGATTCCAGAAGAAGAATGCCTGTACCTGTGGAGAGCGCGGGTAGAAGAAAAGGAGCATCGCCCAGAAGGCAATATGCCCTGCCCAGGTCCACAGAAACGTCTGCACCGCGTTCCACCTCTCCACGGAGTCGATGGCGCTCTGGACGTTCTCGGCGAAGATCGGATGGGCGATCTTCAAGTTGTTCTCGTGGAGTTTGAGCAACTCCAAGTCTGAATTCGCCCACCGGCGGCCGCCGAGGTTGGCCACCCGAGCAATCTGCTGCGCCAGATCTGCCTGGAGCACAGGGTACCTCTGGGTATGCGGCCAGAAGTCGGCAAAGGCGCGCAGCGTCTCGTGGGCCTCATCGGCCGTCAGCTCCGAGGGGACCTCCGCAGGGGGTCGCCCTGCGACCCACCGTAGAGTGCGCTCCACCTGGGGATCACCGCCCCCCGTGATGTGAGCACATAGCAACCACTCGCGGCGTTGCCCCGGATCTTTACCCACCATCGCCAGGATCGAAGCAACGTGCTGGGGAGCGAGAGGGGCCATAGTCACGAGGACTTCCCTAGCAGCGCGGCTCACCGACTCCTCCTTGTCCTCCAGAAGGTCGATAACCAAAGGAGCGTCCTCCATGGCAGGCCCGCCCATAAGCCCCAGCGCCTGCGCCGCTGCGCTGCGGACCTCCCTGTCCGGATCCTTCAGCAGTTCGACAAGGCGGGGGGCCTGCTCCTTGGCAGCCTTGCCCATGGCCCCCAGTGCCTGCGCCGCTGCAATACGGACCTGCGAGTCCGGGTCCTTCAGCAGCTCGACGAGGCGGGGGACCTGCTCTTTGGCGGCCTCGCCCATGCCCCCCAGCGCCCACGCCGCTGCACTACTGAGGACATTGAAGCCCGGATGCATTAGCAGCTCGACGAGGCGGGGGGCCTGTTCCTTGGCGGCCTCGCCCATGCCCCCCAGCGCCCGCGCCGCTGCCCAGGAGACATTGGAGTCCGGGTCCTTCAGCAGCTCGACAAGGCGGGGAGCCTGCTCCTTGGCAGCATTGCCGATACCCCCCAGCGCCTGCGCCGCTGCACGACGGACACGCCAGTCCGGGTCCTTCAGTAGCTCGCCGAGGCGGGGGACCTGCTCCTTGGCGGTCTCACCCATGGCTTCCAGCGCCTTCGCAGCTGCATAGGGGACGCTCCAGTCCGGGTGCTTCAGTAGCTCGACGAGGCGGGGGGCCTGCTCCTTGGGGGCCTCCCCCATGGCCCCCAGCGCCTGCGCCGCTGCAATGGAGACATTGGAGTCCGGGTCCTTCAGCAGCTCGACGAGGCGGGGGGCCTGATCCTTGGCAGCCTTGCCCATGGCCCCCAGCGCCTGCGCCGCTACTATGCGGACACGCCAGTTCGGGTCCTTCAGAAGCTCGCCGAAGCGGGGGGCCTGATCCTTGGCGGCCTTGCCCATGGCCCCCAGCGCCCGCGCCGCTTCTATGCGGACACTCCAGTTCGGGTCCTTCAGAAGCTCGACGAGACGGGGGGCCTGATCCTTGGCGGCCTCCCCCATGGCCTCCAGCGCCTGCGCCGCTGCGCTACGGATAACCCAGTTCGGGTGCTTCAGCAGTTCGACGAGGCGGGGGGCCTGAGCCTTGGCGGCCTCCCCCATGGCCTCCAGCGCCTGCACCGCTGCATATACTGTATGAGGATTCTCGTCCGGGTCCTTCAGCAGTTCGACAAAACGTGACTCGCGTATAAAGGACTGGAGCCGCTTTCGAGTTTCTGGATCGTTCTGGACCTGCTCCTTCCCAATACCCCCAGCGCCATGGCCACCACGGCATCATTTGGATCCTCCAGCGCCGCGAGCATCCCTCGAACCCTCGCTGGAGTTTCCTTGGACTGGTCCTGGAGCGGCTCGGCATGGACAACGCCACCGAGAATCACCGTGGCACAGAGCCACAACCACATTAGCTTTCGTCCGCGCAAGCGCCCCACCTTGCGAATACTACTTCGTTGGGCATTGTGGCAGAGCGCCGGACCCTAGGCGAGAGGGACAGCGCTGCATATTCCTGGAATTGGAGGAGATCTTAGTTCTCCAATTCGCGGGCACTCGCTTCGTCAGGCATTAGGAGGAACTACCCGGCGCCGTGATGACCTGATCAGCGAACAGAGCAGAGAAGGAAGAATAGAAGGGGTGTTCAGGGTTGGTCAGAATAGAGGATGGAGCGTGGCCGGCGGGAGGGCATCGCGATGTTCTCTGTTCTGCCAACGCCGAGCGCTTCCATGCTCGGCCGCCACTCCATAGCTGTTCCGCTCAATCATGCCAGTCAGAGTTGGCCCTCACCGCTGACCAGTCCGCTGACGCAGAGTGAGCCCAGGGAGACCGGGGAACTCAGGCCGCTCGCGCGCGTCAGCGGATTGGCCCTGTTGGGCCGCATGTGATCCCAGTGTGCCCCTCCAGCGGGGAATTGAAAGGTTGTAGGCAGCTCCGACGAAGTAGGCGGCAATCTGTGTCCTCTTCCGGCCTTTGAAGCGCGTCTTGCGGAAGCTGCCCACCGTCTTCATCCAGCCCCAAATCTCTTCGATTCGTTTCCGCGCCCGCTGGCTCAAGCCGTATCCCTCGGTGCCCGTGGTGCGTGCATCGATGGCCGAGCGGCGGCGACCGCTGGCGTTCTGCGCGACGTGCGGCGTGACGACCAGGTGCGGCAGTCGGCCACGAAGTCTTTCGTGTCGTAGCCCTTGTCGGCTCCCACGGTGACTCGTCGCGTGCCCGGTACCGCCTCGTGCAGCATGCCAATGGCTGCGTCGCGCTCGGCGGTGTCCGTGGCCTCCAGCAGGCTCAGGTCGACGAGCAGTCCGTGCCGGTTCTCCATCAGCCCGTTGAGCGAGTAACTCAGCTTCGCTTCCTTGCCCTCGCCCTTGCGCACCAGCTTCGCCTCCGGGTCCGTCTTCGACTCGTGCGTGGCGTTGCTTCGCTTCTGGCCATGGAAGCCCACCGTCGGGTTGCCCTTGTCGTCCGGAGGGGCCTGTCGTCCGGGTCCTCGCCCTTCGGCTGGAAGGACTTCAGGCTTGCCCATGCCTCGATGAGCGTCCCGTCCACGCTGAAGTGCTCGCTGCTCGTCAGCCCCGCCCTCTGCGCCTGGCCCACCACGGCCGAGAAGAACTGCCGGGCCACGTCGTGCTCCAACAGGCGTGTGCGATTCACCGAGAAGGTGCTGTGGTCGAACGAGGCCTCCTCGATGCCCATGCCGAGGAACCAGCGGAACAGCAGGTTGTAGTCCAACTGCTCGCAGAAGAGTCGCTCGCTGCGCACCGAGTAGAAGGCCATCAGCAGCGAAGCCTTCAGCAACTGCTCCGGGGGAATGCTGGGACGGCCCATCCGGCTGTACATCCGGTCGAACGTGGGCGACAGCTCCGACCGCGCCGCATCGGCCATGTCCTTCACTCGGCGAAGCGGATGGTTCTTTGAAACGCGCTCTCCCGGCGTCCTCAGGCGGAACATCGTCGCTTGCTGTTTGGGTGTCCCACGCATCGCGTCCTCCGATGCGCGTCTCCTCTCATGAGCAGGGCCGGGGTGTCGATCCCCCGCCCAGGGACTTTCTCAACAGCCTGCTAGAGTAGGCCTCCGGACCTGGGGGTGGCATGCACCGGCACTTCAACAGCGCGCGGCAGCTGTGGACGCGGCACCCGGTGGCACTGGGTGTCGCGGCGACGTTCGGCCTGAGCCTGCTGTTGCGCTGGCTCTACCTCCAGGCCTCGCCGGACCGGACCTGGCCCTTCTCCATCTTCTTCTACGGCGACTCGCGCTTCTTCCACTCGTACGCGGTGGACTGGGCACGGGAGAAGCCCTCGCAGGCCACCCTGCCCTACCACCCGCCCCTGTTCCCCTGGTGCCTGGGGCTGCTCTACCGCCTCATGGGCGAGCCGCAGGGCAGCGCCTACCCGTACAAGCTCGTGCTCGCGGTGCTGAACTCGGCCACGGTGGCCCTCACGTGGGCGTGGTGGCGCCGGGTGCTCGGCACCGGCTGGAGCCTCCTCGGCGCGGCCCTCTTCGCGTCCAGCTTCGGCTGGCTGGTGCTCTCCACCACGTACAGCAACGAGGTGCTCTACGCCCTCTTCCTGTCCGCCACCTGCGCGCTGATGCTGAAGCACCGCGCCGGGCCGTCGTGGGGCGGCGCCGTGCTGCTGGGCACCGTCATGGGGCTGGGCTCGCTCACCCGCGCCGAGCACCTCTACCTCTGGCCCTTCCTGCTCGCGTGGGCGTGGCTGTACCGGGGGAAGACGCCGCTGCCCGCGCTGGCGGTGCGCTGGGGCGCGGCGGTGCTCGTCAGCGCGCTCGTCCTGGCGCCGTGGGCCGTCCACAACGCGCGCGTGCTGGCGGAAATCAACGCGCGCACGCCGGAGCTGGAGCCACTGCCGGAGCTGGCCCCCGTCACC contains these protein-coding regions:
- a CDS encoding DJ-1/PfpI family protein; this translates as MKHLAVSCMLAVSLFLVVTPAQAAPESPPRRSGYTRNVAIVLYEGVELLDFAGPGEVFSAAGHQSMQGDAPAFRVYTVAKSKAPLTSQGFVKVTPDFSPEDAPVPDVIVIPGGNTGVVLEDEAYSKWLAKTAAGAEVALSVCTGAMVLGKAGMLDGLDVTTFNNAIDSLQRMAPKARVHRGRRFIDNGRIVTTAGVSAGIDGSLHVVARLLGLRVAEQTARYMEYRWTPEPHLAGGYALFNPSLDERGRAHQQAQLLAEENSLPAAAKAYRELVASDANDATAWLRLGQVLLAAKDHDGAIEASLRASSSKQYQVNALYNAACGYSLKSDTGRALEYLGKAIDAGLKGSWALSDPDLEHVRKDARFQKLAARLR
- a CDS encoding GlxA family transcriptional regulator → MSSTRSLGRTGVAASARPRHVAVLVLPHVHLQDLAGPVQVLFEANGFGADYRLRYCAATPEVTSAQGLVFGRLESLPEPRGLDLVLVPGMDSRALDSLATAVPVAWLREAHAAGARVASICTGSFALAQAGLLDGRQCATHWKLCELLQRRHPAAKVLADRLFVKDGTVITSAGVTSGIDMALSLVQEDQGPLVVARVAREMVVYHRRDGEQRQSSVFLEYRTHLSHGVHKVQDWIVSNPREHATLPRLASLAAMSPRNLTRAFRQATGISVKDFSQRVRLEVAANLLEDPEARVESVATHCGFKDARQLRRLWKEAHGVSPARWKAGRQRTQSAPR
- a CDS encoding ArsR/SmtB family transcription factor, whose product is MSLLLSSERSVGEIERELHLSQPSVSKHLRVLRDAGFVESRIEAQRRLYRLRPEPLMELDAWLVPFRRFWSKHVDALEQHLDKMEDEPPVKPPLTLKGKKKHEQP
- a CDS encoding SRPBCC family protein; this translates as MSSREQYAPGAAFGADIRKEGETWTLVLVRDLRHPPAKVWKAITEPEHLRQWAPFDADRNLGTVGTAKLSTVGAPKPLVSETQVKRADEPKVLELSWGGQNMRWELEPLEGSGTRLTLWHNINRGFISMGAAGWHICFDVLDGLLAGQPIGRIVGAEAMKFDGWQRLNAEYAKQFGIETPAFPSRPT
- a CDS encoding DoxX family protein produces the protein MTRSKKLVIGFWLVTALFCLQIGFTAYAQLSLPQVAEAFTHLGFPDYFRVELSWAKLLGVALLLAPVPARLKEWAYAGFAFNLVSALIAHLAVGDGPEAWGFAVGTGVLWGLSYFFWRRLQPAPAIA
- a CDS encoding DUF1801 domain-containing protein, yielding MKKTGASEGQSASELISKRIAELGGWRAATLSRMRKLIKEADPDVVEEWKWMGTPVWSHDGIICTGESYKQVVKLTFIKGASLNDPARLFNSSLDGNVRRAIDIHEGEEVDASAFKALIRQAIALNSSGKSKSKPSKKAK
- a CDS encoding YcjF family protein, which gives rise to MDFNIGDEVRKQIEEAFRKRGRVTLIIAGRSGVGKSTLINAIFHGRIAETGQGRPVTQEAREYTKEGIPVTLIDTRGLEMAGFRDTVKELEELVRSRARDEDAGRHVHVAWLCIGEDSRRVEDGDIQVCEMLARYVPVVAVVTKARSDQGFRDEVQRLLPQAHNVMRVRALAETDDEGHTLQPRGLTELVDITMELVPEAQRNAFAAAQRVSIEQKRKRAHGIVLGAATTAAAIGGLNPLPFADAALLVPLQVGMLAGISSVFGLPLTEAFLTTLVSSAVTGLGATFTGQSLVSGMLKLLPGAGTLVGGLISASVAASLTTLFGEAYVAVLARLMQQRAGGFPTADEVAQAFKEELVGRQKA
- a CDS encoding YecA family protein, which codes for MHHGDEYFDAFKHAAQKSVELGLVRGVPDRLPEMGRAIDALDLVGRMINSMLYESTQIRIMCGQIHAELWRWLRSEGVNCLVTVGDVEVSGKREFGTTYERLELELRGTLRNSAEPYPFHVWLTFPDSHIIDVTYFVYKHHDLLPVPWTWSKYVVCSDHSFSRGVDTRYVPYLVGDATMVERIIFDEPLAQIRNLMETPQDLLGAMAALGVGGEPAATLGLPSEAAHGKVGRNEPCPCGSGRKFKRCHGSGG
- a CDS encoding ArnT family glycosyltransferase, producing MHRHFNSARQLWTRHPVALGVAATFGLSLLLRWLYLQASPDRTWPFSIFFYGDSRFFHSYAVDWAREKPSQATLPYHPPLFPWCLGLLYRLMGEPQGSAYPYKLVLAVLNSATVALTWAWWRRVLGTGWSLLGAALFASSFGWLVLSTTYSNEVLYALFLSATCALMLKHRAGPSWGGAVLLGTVMGLGSLTRAEHLYLWPFLLAWAWLYRGKTPLPALAVRWGAAVLVSALVLAPWAVHNARVLAEINARTPELEPLPELAPVTVYGPINFAMANHAGASGGFTPDSVNRLGQDGNLDVANPAQRHLLLHGYAQGLAWMREHPADAARLCVAKLDRWLDGLGLGFGASNLPSGLSGNRAPVDLFVPEGAWLKWPLLLLLLAGAALSLLPPWRTYALFTAVVLHRALITLAFFGYTRGLLAIFPALLPLILLPLVALASRRPALAPRLPAFAAAALLLLWVEAFALTLGAPRGFMASGSTDSASGKLIQDDWVRIWPR